The segment CTTTTTCCTCTACCTAATCTGGAAGGGAAGCCGACCGCTAAGGGTAGACATCTCGAAGCAGCCGACGGGCGACCCATTGGCCGTCCGCTTCATCCGCGTCGGGACACCGGCCGCCGCGGAGCAGCTTCTCCTCTCGCTTGGCTTCACGCTTTACCTCCTCCTCATCGTCCAATTCGGGACGCAAGCCCTTGCCGCCCACCTCATAGGGCTACGCATCCAATCCTTCGCTTTCATGCCGGGCTTCGGGTTCTCCGCCGCCGCGGCCGCCATGGTGGGCCAGGGGTTGGGACGAGGCGATCCCAAAGACGCGGAGGAAAGCGGCTGGGCCGCGGCCATGATGGCTCTCACGACGATGGTCGTCTTCGGCATCCCGCTCGTGCTCTTCTCCCGTGACCTCGCGGGACTGTTCACGACCGACACCGCCGCCTTGGGGCTAGGAAGCTTCTGGACGCAGGCGATCCTGGTAGCCCTCCCGGCGATCTCCCTCTACTTCGCAGCGTCCGGAGGGCTTCGTGGCGCGGGAGATACCAAGTTTCCCCTCGCCGTATCCTTCATCGGCCTGTTCGCCTTGAGGCTCCCAATCGCCTACCTCCTCGGCATCACGATGGGCTACGGGATATTCGGCGTCTGGGCCTCTTACATAATAGAGTACTACGCGAGAGCCCTGCTGACGCTTGCGAAGTTCAGGGGAGGGAAGTGGAAGGAAGCAGCTGTATAGCTAAGTCCGTGACATGAAGGTGCGATTCCTTGGACGTTTCTGTGCCCAAGGCCGGCATCGTCCGCGCCGCGCAGGAATGGGCCGCAAAGTATATGCAATCACAATCTCTCGAAGAGGTAAGGGAGGCGTCGGACCTTTGGGTTCCAAACACGAGGATCGAGACCGGCGTAAGCCGCGAAAACGAGCCGTTACCGCAATGCTCATGGCTGCGATTATGCTGCTTCCTTTGGCGGTCAAAGCAGACACGGCGGTTGTAACGCCCAGCGTCCTCCCAAGCGGTCGCCACGGCACCAGCGCGGCGTGGGATGGGAAGGACGCATACATTTTCGGCGGCCACGCTGCGGGGGGATCTCTTCTCAGCCAAATAATTCGATACAATACGACGACCGGCGTCGTCACGACGATGGGCGCGACCTTGCCTGGTGGCAAGCATTACACGAGCGCGGCCGCCGGAAACTCGGCAATCTACATTTTTGGAGGCCTAGACTCGGGCCTCGCAGCCGTGGATTCGATCACGCGATATGAACCGGCCACTGACACGGCGACTGTCATCGAGGCAAGGCTCCCAAGTCCAAGGGACCAAACCAGCGCCATCTGGGACGGCTCCATGTTCTATGTATTCGGCGGAAGAAACGCCACCGCTCAGAATCTGGACGACATCGTGCGCTTTGACCCGCTTACGAAGACTGTAACGGCGCTTAGCGTGGCCCTCCCTAGCGCGCGCCAAGCCACAAGCGCCGTTTGGGACGGGCAAAACGCGTACGTGTTCGGGGGAACAAGGGATGGCCTCGGCCCAACGGACGATGTCATCAGATTCAATCCGATCATCGGATCAACAACGCTTCTGTCAACGAAGCTCCCTGTCAGAATGGCGTTCAATAGCGCCGTTTGGGACGGCTCGAATGCCATTCTGTTTGGCGGCGACAGCTATTATCCGGCGCCCTCGATCGTGGACACAATAATAAAGTTCAACACTACGAGTGAAGCGACGACAACGGCTACCGTAGGTCTCCCATCGGCTCGAGATGACACGAGTGCAATCTGGGACGGAGCCAATGCCTATATCTTTGGCGGGTCCGGTCAGACGTATTTGACCGAAATCGTCCGGTACAGTCAGTGTACCATTGAAAGACAAAATCACCTTTTTGTCGGGATGCTCGGCATAGCTGTGACGGACGTCAGTGCGAGTTGGGAAGACAACATTCCACGGGGATGCGCGGGAAATCCGTTTACGTTGACAACTGGCGACCCGGACTCGGACTTTGACGTCTGCTGGTACGCTGGCAGCACACAACTCAGCCCATGTTACGAAACTGCTGGAAACGAGACCGGAACAATACCGGCTGGCTCAACGAGCGCCCGCATTGCCTACTACTTCGGAACTGGCGCCAGTTATAGGTTAGAGGCGAACTGACCGCAACCAGGTTGATGGCCTTTGACGCGCAAATTCGGAGAACCAAGCGTCGTTGATGAAGAAGTCTACTTTGATGATTCTCCGCGACTTATGCTGCCTCCTCGGCATAAACTGTTTGAGTTCCGGATAAAGTGGTCTCCTACGTACCAGGTGCACACGCTCCGCAAAAGCCATCCCAGGTTTCATCGTTATCATTGTCGAGAGGCAAATTTCTACACGATTGGCGCCCGAGTGAACGACCACCACAAGCTCCTTTACGTCGGCCAGACGCGAACGAAACTTATTTGCGATCGCCTCAGAGATGGCGATCATATCGAACGTCTGCGGCAAGCCCGAAACCTCATGGGCGACGCGCCAATCGTCGTGTCGGCCGGCGTTGTGACTGTGCCAGACGAAGGGTTCGCTAGGCGGACTGCCGACGACCTGGAAGCCCTTATGATTCTGACCCACCAACCCCCCCTCAATGTCGCTGGGAAGCACAAGGCGAAGTGCAAGAAATGGTACCTCGTGGAGAACCGCGAATCAAAGATGCTCAGCGCGTACATTTATTCCGGCCCGGTGTCAATGGGCACTGCGCTCGGGGACAATGCCCGCCATTGGTAAGGCCGCGGCGCTGTTCGGCTCCCGACCGCATTCTGGCCTTGGAAAGCGCACGGAGTAGACGTCGGCGGCGTCTGTACCGCTTACGTAATCGAGTACTACGCGAGAGCCTTGTTCACGCTGGCCAAGTTCACCGGAGGGAAATGGAAGACGCTGTTCGTTTGAACGTGCCTCTAAGCGCGCTCAGCGGCCTGTGGTGCGACTCAGGTGTCGACACGGCCTCGTAGTCGGGCGGCCCCCCATCTTCGACCCCTGATAACGTTCATATACAGGAACGCGCTTCCCCCGCCTTACCGCTTATCAAGGGATAATCGGTCGGTGCAATTCGCACCGGAAGAGTAGTCCAGACCAGACGCGAGGGGCGAT is part of the Euryarchaeota archaeon genome and harbors:
- a CDS encoding MATE family efflux transporter; translation: MVSIPRLPVGDITTSALEEVWRRVVNPDLPRWRRILTIAWPVVVTNFLQSLALTVDLIFVGSLGPEALAAAGLATQVFLLAMAVGAGLAAAATALVARAYGAGDTALANRAATTAMLLGAGLGLVLAVPMWLGAGTMMDLLGAGTDIRPGAARFLEILALGLPANFLMIAATGAFQGAADTRPTLWINIGVNVVNLVADWILIFGNLGSPALGLTGAALATMLSYTVGALFFLYLIWKGSRPLRVDISKQPTGDPLAVRFIRVGTPAAAEQLLLSLGFTLYLLLIVQFGTQALAAHLIGLRIQSFAFMPGFGFSAAAAAMVGQGLGRGDPKDAEESGWAAAMMALTTMVVFGIPLVLFSRDLAGLFTTDTAALGLGSFWTQAILVALPAISLYFAASGGLRGAGDTKFPLAVSFIGLFALRLPIAYLLGITMGYGIFGVWASYIIEYYARALLTLAKFRGGKWKEAAV